The DNA window ACGCAGAACCAGCACTTCAGGATCAATTACGACACGCCTTATGTCCGCAACTTGCCGACGCGGCTGGAAATCACGCGCTCGACCGACACGGCGACCGGTACGGAAATCGTCGGCCCGTTCTATGAGGATGCTTTCCGCGTGGAACTCGGCGCCTTCCACGATTGCATGACCGGGGGCGTGCGCCCGAAAACGGATCTCGAGGATTCGCTTGCCGATCTCGAGCTTTTCGCGGAGGTGGGCCGGCACTTCTGAGCCGTTCCCGCGAGCCGCGCCGGAGGCGGTCGTTCTACTGCGGCAGGCCTTTCCAGAGCGCATCGAGCCAGTCCCGCACCGGCTCGATGTCGACCGCTTGCGCCGTATCGATCGCGAAAACCGGGGAAAGCCGCAGGGCGTCCGCCGTTCCGGCAAGCGCGATGAGTTCCGGCACGTATTCGGCACCGGGATGACCTTTCGGCCGCTCGCCGAGCCGCGCCCGGTAACGGTCGGCGATGGTCTGGGCGGGCGCATGGCACCAGATTTCCGTGTACGTGGTGACGCCCGCGTGCTTGAGATGGGACTCGAGCACGTCCACCGGCTGGAAGCCGAACCAGGCGTCGATGATCGCGACCGTGCCATCGGGGGCATCCCGAAGAGTCTCGAAGATCGCCGCATAGCTCGCCCTGCCCAGCGTGCGGTTTAAGGCGCGGTCCGCGCCGCCGAGCTCCGCAAGGAACGGGTTCTTGATGCTGTCGAGCCGCAGAACGGGCCAGCCGGTGGCCCGCGAAAGCAGGTTGGCCACATGGCTCTTCCCACTCGCCGGCACGCCGTTGACGAGCACGGCGCGTTTGCCGCGCGTGGTCCTGGAGCGGAGCGCGGCCATCGCCGCGCCGATCACGCCCGCATTGTCGCCAAGAGTGGCCGGTACGACGGGCGCGCCGAACCATGATGTCTCTTCCGGCAGCAGCGCCAGCGCCTCGACCGCCGCCGCGCCGAGGCCTCCGCCGAGCACCACCCGTTCCGGGTCCAGGGTGGCGAGCAGCGACCCGATCGCCGCCGACAGCGGCGTGGCCCAGCGCGCAAGCAGCGCGGCGGCGGCCGTCTCGCCGCCCTTTGCCCTTGAGAGGAGCTCGCCGACGCGCGTGCCGGAAAGCCCCGCCCCGGCAATCAGCTTTCCGAGCGCCGTGCCGGAACTGACCGTTTCCACGCAGCCGCGCCGTCCGCACAGGCATCGCGCGCCGGAGGGCTTCACGACAAGATGGCCGAGCTGGCCCGCCGCAAAGCGCCCGCGCAGCAGCTCGCCGCCTGCGAGGACCGCGCCGCCGATGCCGGTGCCGATGGTGAGCATCACCACGTCGCGCATGCCCTTCGCCGCGCCGCAATGGGCTTCGCCCAGAAGCGCCATGCTGCAGTCGTTCTCGATCGTGACGGGGCGGTTCAGGCGCGCCTCCAGTTCCTGGAACGGATCGTGCCCGGAAAAATCGATATAGCCGCCCGAGAACACCCTGCGCCCCTTGACGTCGACACGGCAGGGCACGCCGATGCCGACGGCTTCGGCCTCGGCCATTCCAACCGCTTCGGCCAGTTCTGCCGTCCGCTCCAGCACGGTTGCGGGGTCGGAACTGCTGGGCGCGGAACAGTGCGCAAGGATGCGCCCTTCCACATCCACCAGCGCCGCCCTGATATTGGTCCCGCCGATATCGATCCCGATCGCGCCCATCCGGATACCCGTCCGCTCAGGCGACCCTGGCCGCCGTACGATGGCGGGCGATGATCGCCTGGATCTCCCTCAGGCGCGGCACGGCGACGGTGACCAGCCGCTTCTCCGTCACGCTGCGGTCGAGCGAGATGCAGTCTTTCCACAGCGCGCGCCCGGCGATCACGCCCGAAGCGCCGTTGGCCATTGCCGCCTCCACCTGGGTGAGGAAGGTTGCATGGTCCACCCCGGCCGACAAGACGGCCCATGGCACATCCCGGCAAAGGCGCGTCACCTCCAGGCAGATTTCAGGCGAGCCGGGGTAGGGGATCTTCAGCACCTTCGCCCCCGCGTCGAGGCAGAGCCTGACACCGCCCAGGATCAGATCCGGGAAACGACTGGCATAATCTTCCGGCGTTTCGCCCGGAAGCGCATAGGTGAGGAACTCGACGACCAGAAGGAGGTCCTCTGCCGCGAAGTCGGCGATGACGCTGTCGAGGATGCGGAGATTGGCCGTGTTCGCCTCCGGCGTGTCGGAGCGCAGATAGATCATGATCTTGCCGCCCGTGCCGCCCAGCGCGCGCACGCGCCGCGCGCCGATGCCGGACACGAGCTTCGATAGCCGATAGCCCTCCGGTGAAGTGTCCCAGCCCGAATCGTCGAGCCCGATCAGCAGGCCTGTGCCGCGATCGAGCATGCCTTCATCGACCAGACCGGGCAGCGCGCAGACCGGGTCGACCAGCACGCAGCCCGCCTGGAGTGCCAGGAAACGGGTGATGTCCGCCTTTGTCCTGCCGAGGACATCGTTGCCGATCGCGGCCTGCGCCTGCGGGTCGGCAGCGAGGAGCTTGCGCATGCCGCCGCGCTGGTCGCAGGCGATGACCATCATCGCCCCATCGGCGCCGCAGATCTGCTGATAACCGCGGCGCTCGGCGGTTGTCATCGCGCTCATTGCATGCTCCTCCTTGAAGGCGGCGATCTCGCCGGCCGCCCTTTCGCATAAGCCGGCGATTGCATCGCCCGGTGAGTTGGGTCATGAATCCTGATGGGTTTGTCTGTAACATATTGCTGAAAGGATTTTCAAGCTGTCCGGCCAAAACGGTCCCGAAGCCACGCGCGCGATGCTCTACACCGTGGCGAAGCTCCACTACGAGAGCGACATGAGTCAGGTGGACATCGCCAGGCGTCTCAACGTCTCCACGGCGACGATCTCGCGTCTTCTGCAGCGGGCGCGCGCCGAAGGCATCGTGCGCATCGAGGTGCGCGACCCCGTCGCGCCCGGTGCGCTTGCGGATCGGCTGGCCGAAAAGCTCGGTCTCGCGCGTACGGCTGTGGTGGAGACGCCGATCAACGACCCACTGCCGGCGCTTACCGATCCACTCGCGCAAATGCTGCTTGACTCAGGCCTTCGTGCCGGTTCGGTCGTCGCCATTGGCTGGGGCAGGGCGGTCCGCAGCGTGGTCGAGGTCGGTTTGCCGCGCATCCCCGGTGTCCATGTGGTGCCGGCCACGGGAGGCATGCAGCAGCATCAGGCGCATTTCCAGGTGAACGAGTTCGTGCGCAGCGCTGCCGACAGACTGGGCGGTGTCCCTCATTTCATCCACGCGCCCTATCTGCCCGCACACGAGGCCCGGCAGGCCTTTCTCTCCGACCCCGCCATCCGCGACAGCGTGGCCCTCTGGGACCGGATCGACGTGGCGGTGGTGGGCGTTGGCCTGCCGCATGCGATGAATTCGCCGGAGGCAAGTGCTGCCACGCCCGGCGAGCAGGCGCTCGTCGATGCGGCGGGCGATGTGGTCCGCCATTATTTCGATGCCGAT is part of the Chelativorans sp. AA-79 genome and encodes:
- a CDS encoding ROK family protein translates to MGAIGIDIGGTNIRAALVDVEGRILAHCSAPSSSDPATVLERTAELAEAVGMAEAEAVGIGVPCRVDVKGRRVFSGGYIDFSGHDPFQELEARLNRPVTIENDCSMALLGEAHCGAAKGMRDVVMLTIGTGIGGAVLAGGELLRGRFAAGQLGHLVVKPSGARCLCGRRGCVETVSSGTALGKLIAGAGLSGTRVGELLSRAKGGETAAAALLARWATPLSAAIGSLLATLDPERVVLGGGLGAAAVEALALLPEETSWFGAPVVPATLGDNAGVIGAAMAALRSRTTRGKRAVLVNGVPASGKSHVANLLSRATGWPVLRLDSIKNPFLAELGGADRALNRTLGRASYAAIFETLRDAPDGTVAIIDAWFGFQPVDVLESHLKHAGVTTYTEIWCHAPAQTIADRYRARLGERPKGHPGAEYVPELIALAGTADALRLSPVFAIDTAQAVDIEPVRDWLDALWKGLPQ
- a CDS encoding tagatose-bisphosphate aldolase, with product MSAMTTAERRGYQQICGADGAMMVIACDQRGGMRKLLAADPQAQAAIGNDVLGRTKADITRFLALQAGCVLVDPVCALPGLVDEGMLDRGTGLLIGLDDSGWDTSPEGYRLSKLVSGIGARRVRALGGTGGKIMIYLRSDTPEANTANLRILDSVIADFAAEDLLLVVEFLTYALPGETPEDYASRFPDLILGGVRLCLDAGAKVLKIPYPGSPEICLEVTRLCRDVPWAVLSAGVDHATFLTQVEAAMANGASGVIAGRALWKDCISLDRSVTEKRLVTVAVPRLREIQAIIARHRTAARVA
- a CDS encoding sugar-binding domain-containing protein; the protein is MLYTVAKLHYESDMSQVDIARRLNVSTATISRLLQRARAEGIVRIEVRDPVAPGALADRLAEKLGLARTAVVETPINDPLPALTDPLAQMLLDSGLRAGSVVAIGWGRAVRSVVEVGLPRIPGVHVVPATGGMQQHQAHFQVNEFVRSAADRLGGVPHFIHAPYLPAHEARQAFLSDPAIRDSVALWDRIDVAVVGVGLPHAMNSPEASAATPGEQALVDAAGDVVRHYFDADGRLIDWDGERRMIAVSPEQLRRARLVIGVAAGAEKAAAITGAARAGLISALVTDTRAAEAILDRL